In a single window of the Hoyosella subflava DQS3-9A1 genome:
- a CDS encoding YbhB/YbcL family Raf kinase inhibitor-like protein — protein sequence MSNNPYASLPVLPTFELTSSDVKDGERLANPQVSGVFGAGGSDVSPQLSWSGFPPETKSFTVSVLDPDAPTGSGFWHWAVANIPASVTELPAGAGQEDNSALPEGAVQLRNDAGFRGYVGAAPPAGHGTHHYYIAVHAVATERIDLPETATPGFLGFNLFSQAIARAVIVGTYSQE from the coding sequence GTGAGCAATAATCCGTATGCGTCATTGCCCGTCCTGCCGACTTTCGAGCTGACGTCGTCCGATGTGAAGGACGGTGAAAGACTGGCGAACCCTCAGGTTTCCGGCGTTTTCGGCGCAGGTGGAAGTGACGTCTCGCCGCAACTGAGCTGGTCAGGGTTCCCGCCGGAAACGAAAAGCTTCACGGTGTCGGTGCTCGATCCGGACGCGCCGACCGGGTCGGGTTTCTGGCACTGGGCGGTGGCCAATATTCCCGCCTCGGTGACGGAGTTGCCGGCCGGCGCAGGTCAGGAGGACAATTCCGCACTTCCGGAAGGGGCGGTTCAGTTGCGGAACGACGCAGGCTTCCGCGGGTATGTGGGCGCCGCGCCGCCGGCGGGACATGGCACGCACCACTACTACATCGCTGTGCATGCGGTCGCCACGGAGCGGATCGATCTTCCTGAAACTGCGACCCCCGGCTTCCTGGGCTTCAACCTCTTCTCGCAGGCCATCGCGCGTGCGGTGATCGTGGGTACCTACAGTCAGGAGTGA
- a CDS encoding quinone-dependent dihydroorotate dehydrogenase codes for MYRILLRVMFLLPPEAIHRFAFGMIKTIGFLPPLRWLTGKLLSQHDPILRTTTFGVAFPAPLGLAAGFDKNAAAINAWGPLGFGYAEIGTVTAHPQPGNPSPRLYRLPADHALINRMGFNNHGAGFAANKLRTRRTSIPVGANIGKTKIVPPEEAANDYIASAQLLGPLSDFLVVNVSSPNTPGLRDLQAVESLRPLLAAITAAVTVPVLVKIAPDLSDDDIDAIADLAVELGLAGIVATNTTIARNGLNTPGEEVAEMGAGGLSGVPVADRSLEVLRRLYRRVGGKIALVSAGGIETVDQAWQRIEAGATLLQGYTGYIYGGPLWPRRINKGIAQRLRAQGYSSLAEAVGAEHRSPLAGS; via the coding sequence GTGTACCGCATTCTGCTGAGGGTGATGTTCCTCCTTCCACCGGAGGCGATCCATCGGTTCGCTTTCGGCATGATCAAAACGATCGGCTTTCTCCCGCCACTGCGCTGGCTGACGGGCAAGCTGCTCAGCCAGCATGATCCGATTCTCCGTACGACGACGTTCGGTGTCGCATTTCCCGCACCTCTCGGCCTCGCAGCCGGGTTCGACAAAAACGCAGCCGCGATCAACGCATGGGGGCCGCTTGGATTCGGCTACGCGGAAATCGGCACCGTCACCGCACATCCGCAGCCCGGGAACCCGTCCCCACGGCTGTACCGGCTCCCCGCGGATCACGCCCTGATCAACAGGATGGGGTTCAACAACCACGGCGCGGGCTTCGCCGCGAACAAGCTTCGCACCCGGCGCACATCGATTCCGGTAGGCGCCAACATCGGCAAAACAAAGATCGTGCCACCGGAGGAAGCGGCGAACGACTACATCGCGAGTGCGCAACTACTGGGGCCGCTGTCCGATTTTCTCGTCGTCAACGTCAGCTCGCCCAATACGCCCGGTCTCCGCGACCTTCAAGCAGTCGAGTCGCTTCGCCCCCTCCTTGCGGCAATCACTGCTGCCGTCACTGTCCCAGTGCTGGTGAAGATCGCACCTGATCTCTCTGACGACGACATTGACGCCATCGCGGACCTCGCTGTCGAACTGGGGCTGGCGGGCATCGTCGCCACCAACACGACGATCGCGCGCAACGGCCTGAACACCCCCGGCGAAGAGGTGGCCGAAATGGGCGCCGGTGGGCTATCAGGCGTGCCCGTTGCGGACCGGTCGCTGGAAGTTCTGCGGCGCCTCTACCGCCGCGTCGGCGGCAAGATCGCGCTGGTTTCCGCGGGCGGAATCGAAACTGTAGACCAGGCGTGGCAACGCATTGAAGCAGGCGCGACTCTCCTCCAGGGCTACACGGGATACATCTACGGCGGTCCCCTGTGGCCTCGGCGTATCAACAAAGGGATCGCGCAACGCCTCCGCGCTCAGGGATACTCGTCGCTCGCAGAAGCTGTGGGCGCTGAACATCGCTCGCCACTCGCTGGATCGTGA
- a CDS encoding SDR family NAD(P)-dependent oxidoreductase, giving the protein MAGARLMIDPDDLAVCLRVLDQAAELDKEHPDSVVVQRAVGRMFKTLKRRRRVEARDAKTSHDASIIAATATGSPNRIDDETQGVALKSATFGDSAGELLRPQGCYICKQDYTRVDWFYHQLCPECAAFGHSKRNARADLAGRRALLTGGRAKIGMYIALRLLRDGAHTTITTRFPRDAMRRFAAMEDSADWLHRLRVVGVDLRDPAQVVSLADMMASDGPLDILINNAAQTVRRSPGAYSALADAESAPLPPGQLPEHVTFGKPSQLHPAALSGALDASKLSAEQVSSLALVAGSASPERISKGIAIDAGGLLPDLVDSNSWIQRVHEVDPLELLEVQLCNSVAPFILVSRLRHVLAASPARRKYVVNVSAMEGQFSRRYKGPGHPHTNMAKAALNMLTRTSAEDMLAEGILMTAVDTGWITDERPHPTKMRLAEEGFHAPLDLVDGAARVYDPIVQGENGTDLYGCFLKDYRPSPW; this is encoded by the coding sequence ATGGCTGGCGCGCGACTTATGATCGACCCGGATGACCTTGCGGTCTGCCTGCGAGTCCTGGACCAGGCAGCGGAACTCGACAAGGAGCACCCCGATTCGGTGGTCGTCCAGCGTGCTGTCGGCCGCATGTTCAAAACCCTCAAACGCCGTCGGCGCGTCGAGGCCCGGGATGCCAAGACGAGCCACGACGCGTCGATAATCGCCGCCACGGCGACAGGGTCGCCGAACCGGATTGATGACGAAACTCAGGGCGTCGCGCTGAAGTCTGCGACTTTCGGGGACTCCGCCGGGGAGCTGCTGCGTCCGCAGGGGTGTTACATCTGCAAGCAGGACTACACGCGGGTTGACTGGTTTTATCATCAGTTATGTCCGGAGTGCGCGGCATTCGGGCATAGCAAGCGCAACGCACGCGCGGATCTGGCAGGGCGCCGGGCGCTGCTCACTGGCGGTCGCGCCAAGATCGGGATGTATATCGCTCTGCGACTGCTGCGCGATGGTGCACACACCACCATCACCACCCGGTTCCCGCGGGACGCGATGCGGCGATTCGCCGCGATGGAGGATAGCGCCGACTGGCTGCACAGGCTTCGCGTAGTCGGGGTGGACTTGCGCGACCCTGCTCAAGTCGTCTCCCTCGCCGATATGATGGCCAGCGACGGTCCGCTCGATATTTTGATCAACAACGCTGCCCAGACCGTGCGCCGCTCCCCCGGTGCGTATAGCGCTCTCGCCGATGCAGAGTCAGCTCCGCTGCCGCCTGGGCAACTCCCTGAGCACGTGACGTTCGGTAAGCCGAGCCAGTTGCATCCAGCCGCGCTCTCCGGGGCCCTCGACGCCAGCAAACTTTCTGCCGAACAGGTGTCGTCGCTCGCCCTTGTCGCGGGTTCCGCGTCTCCTGAGCGCATCAGTAAGGGGATCGCGATTGACGCTGGCGGTCTCCTTCCTGACCTTGTCGATTCCAACAGCTGGATCCAGCGCGTGCATGAGGTCGACCCGCTCGAACTGCTCGAGGTTCAGCTCTGTAACTCTGTCGCACCATTCATTCTCGTGTCGCGGCTGCGCCACGTGCTTGCGGCGTCACCCGCTCGCCGCAAATATGTCGTGAACGTTTCTGCGATGGAGGGGCAGTTCTCACGCCGCTACAAGGGACCCGGGCATCCCCACACGAACATGGCGAAAGCCGCACTTAACATGCTGACCAGGACCAGCGCCGAAGACATGCTCGCTGAAGGCATCCTGATGACCGCCGTTGATACCGGGTGGATCACCGATGAGCGGCCACACCCGACCAAGATGCGCCTCGCGGAAGAAGGCTTCCACGCGCCACTCGATCTCGTCGATGGCGCTGCCCGTGTGTACGACCCGATTGTGCAAGGGGAAAACGGGACCGACCTCTACGGATGCTTCTTGAAGGACTATCGGCCGTCGCCCTGGTGA
- a CDS encoding M20/M25/M40 family metallo-hydrolase, with the protein MASQAESEVVDLVCRLIQFDTSNTGDPATTKGERECAEWVAAQLQEAGYETTLVESGAPGRANVFARLAGADPARGALLIHGHLDVVPAEPADWSVHPFAGAIEDDYVWGRGAIDMKDMVGMTLALARQFKREGIVPPRDLVFAFLADEEAGGKYGSHWLVDNRPDLFEGVTEAVGEVGGFSLTVPRPDGSERRLYLLETAEKGIAWMKLTAKARAGHGSFLHEDNAVTYLAEAVAKLGRHQFPLVLTESVAQFLGAVGEETGLDFDPASPDLDGTLAKLGSIARIIGATLRDTANPTMLRAGYKANVIPQTAEAVVDCRVLPGRLAAFEREVDELIGPHVEREWVTKLDTYETTFDGDLVDAMNEALLSQDPEARTVPYMLSGGTDAKALAKLGIRCFGFAPLRLPPDLDFAALFHGVDERVPVDALRFGTRVLEHFLRNC; encoded by the coding sequence GTGGCGTCACAAGCGGAAAGTGAAGTCGTCGACCTAGTCTGCCGCCTCATCCAATTCGATACGTCGAATACGGGCGACCCGGCCACCACCAAGGGCGAGCGGGAATGTGCCGAATGGGTGGCTGCTCAGCTTCAGGAAGCCGGTTATGAGACCACCCTGGTCGAGTCGGGCGCTCCTGGCCGCGCAAACGTGTTCGCACGGCTCGCGGGAGCCGACCCCGCGCGTGGGGCGCTGCTGATCCACGGACACCTTGACGTGGTGCCAGCCGAACCGGCCGACTGGAGCGTCCATCCCTTCGCGGGCGCCATCGAAGACGACTACGTCTGGGGACGCGGCGCGATCGACATGAAAGACATGGTCGGAATGACCCTCGCCCTCGCCCGCCAGTTCAAAAGGGAGGGCATTGTTCCGCCGCGCGACTTGGTGTTTGCTTTCCTCGCGGATGAGGAAGCGGGCGGCAAGTACGGCTCGCACTGGCTGGTCGACAATCGCCCTGACCTGTTTGAAGGCGTCACTGAAGCTGTCGGAGAGGTGGGCGGCTTCTCGCTGACTGTTCCGCGACCAGACGGTTCGGAGCGTCGCCTGTATCTATTGGAAACAGCGGAAAAGGGCATCGCGTGGATGAAACTGACTGCGAAAGCACGCGCTGGTCACGGCTCTTTCCTGCACGAAGACAATGCCGTTACGTACCTCGCTGAAGCTGTTGCGAAGCTCGGCCGACATCAGTTCCCACTGGTTTTGACCGAATCGGTGGCCCAGTTCCTGGGAGCGGTGGGCGAGGAAACTGGCCTGGATTTTGATCCAGCTTCGCCGGACCTTGACGGAACCCTGGCGAAGCTGGGGAGTATCGCCAGGATCATTGGGGCGACGCTGCGCGATACAGCGAACCCCACGATGCTGCGGGCCGGATATAAGGCCAATGTCATCCCGCAGACCGCGGAAGCGGTAGTGGACTGTCGTGTGCTGCCGGGACGACTCGCCGCGTTCGAACGTGAAGTTGATGAACTCATCGGCCCGCACGTCGAGCGCGAATGGGTGACGAAGCTGGACACGTACGAGACGACGTTCGACGGAGATCTCGTCGACGCAATGAATGAAGCCCTGCTGTCACAAGACCCGGAGGCTCGTACTGTTCCGTACATGCTCTCGGGTGGCACCGATGCGAAAGCGCTGGCGAAGCTGGGAATCCGGTGCTTCGGCTTCGCTCCGCTCCGGTTGCCGCCGGATCTCGATTTCGCCGCGCTGTTTCATGGCGTCGACGAACGGGTGCCGGTGGACGCTCTGCGCTTCGGGACCAGGGTTCTGGAGCATTTCCTTCGTAATTGCTGA
- a CDS encoding biliverdin-producing heme oxygenase codes for MAFHTRLKSETSAAHRAAEESPFVDALVRGDLPLDAYTQLLGQLYLVYQSLEDAESAHRDNPVVRPFLDEALLRVPELEKDLRFLSGPAWLDQIDPVPATLDYTHRIRDVAYESNAAFIAHHYIRYMGDLSGGQIIRRALERAYGFTHDGVRFYRFDAIPKVKPFKDAYRRSLDDAPLTPADRDALIAEAISSFALNAAIFADLEAMFLTGSAN; via the coding sequence ATGGCATTTCACACCCGGCTCAAATCTGAAACGAGCGCAGCGCACCGCGCTGCCGAGGAGTCACCGTTCGTTGACGCGCTCGTCCGCGGGGACCTGCCGCTCGACGCCTACACACAGCTTCTGGGGCAGCTTTATCTCGTGTACCAAAGCCTCGAAGACGCTGAATCAGCACACCGCGACAATCCTGTCGTGCGCCCGTTTCTCGACGAGGCGCTCCTGCGCGTGCCCGAACTGGAAAAGGACCTGCGGTTTCTCAGTGGGCCGGCCTGGCTAGACCAGATCGACCCGGTACCCGCGACGCTGGACTACACCCACCGCATCCGGGATGTGGCTTATGAGTCGAACGCCGCCTTCATCGCACATCACTACATCCGGTATATGGGCGACCTGTCCGGTGGCCAGATCATCCGTCGCGCACTTGAGCGCGCATATGGCTTCACCCATGACGGGGTGCGTTTCTATCGATTCGATGCCATTCCCAAGGTCAAGCCGTTCAAAGACGCCTACCGCCGCAGCCTCGACGACGCTCCCTTGACCCCCGCCGACCGCGACGCCCTCATTGCGGAAGCGATCAGCTCGTTCGCTCTCAATGCGGCGATATTTGCTGATCTTGAAGCTATGTTTCTGACTGGTTCAGCTAACTGA
- a CDS encoding YncE family protein, with protein sequence MRCKGRRHPGRFAAVSVAFASALALALTGCSSDEQPDVQVVPPATAAESPVTSVEPDGEVLPLDLSVTATAFDEATNSIVVLVDDELLYFPGSTQDPMSEATRVPLPGPGTSLTLDGSGNAITAAGSDIAVVSLENGEVRLASPSGITADWTAAVSRPDGTIAAGTARGQVFAGEDGERPVTGLVSADVLIASGENLAAIDRRQSMIIEVFPERDTLGFALRAGNGASNAVTDGEDRVFVANTRDGELLVYTLDRLVLRQRYPVPDSPFGIAYDAQRDRVWVTQTGLNEVAAYALDTGIPVEVARFATVQQPDSVAVDSTGGYVYVSSATGGGVQRIALTTPDE encoded by the coding sequence ATGCGTTGTAAGGGACGTCGGCACCCTGGGCGCTTCGCGGCTGTTTCCGTCGCCTTCGCATCGGCCCTGGCGCTCGCGCTTACGGGATGCTCGTCAGATGAGCAGCCCGACGTACAGGTCGTGCCCCCGGCTACGGCCGCGGAGTCTCCTGTTACGTCGGTTGAACCCGACGGAGAGGTCCTTCCCCTTGACCTGTCGGTGACCGCGACCGCCTTTGACGAGGCCACCAATTCGATTGTTGTGCTCGTGGATGACGAGCTCCTTTATTTTCCGGGGTCGACCCAAGACCCGATGAGTGAAGCGACTCGGGTCCCCCTCCCTGGTCCTGGGACCAGCCTGACTCTCGATGGTTCCGGCAACGCAATTACGGCGGCAGGAAGCGATATCGCGGTCGTCAGCCTCGAGAACGGCGAGGTGCGGCTGGCATCCCCAAGTGGAATCACCGCAGACTGGACAGCAGCGGTCTCCCGGCCTGACGGGACAATCGCGGCAGGAACAGCTCGCGGCCAGGTTTTCGCTGGAGAAGACGGCGAACGCCCGGTCACCGGCCTCGTTTCGGCGGATGTCCTGATTGCCTCCGGTGAGAATCTGGCGGCGATCGACCGGCGGCAGAGCATGATCATCGAGGTGTTTCCCGAACGCGACACACTCGGTTTCGCGCTTCGTGCCGGCAACGGTGCCAGCAACGCCGTCACCGACGGTGAAGATCGCGTTTTCGTGGCCAACACCCGTGATGGTGAGTTACTCGTCTACACCCTGGACCGACTCGTGCTTCGTCAACGGTATCCGGTGCCTGATTCTCCGTTCGGTATTGCCTACGATGCTCAGAGGGACCGCGTCTGGGTTACGCAAACCGGACTCAACGAGGTCGCCGCCTATGCTCTGGACACGGGGATTCCGGTCGAAGTAGCCCGGTTCGCGACCGTGCAACAACCCGACTCGGTCGCGGTAGACAGCACAGGCGGGTACGTGTACGTGTCATCCGCGACGGGTGGCGGTGTGCAGCGCATCGCGCTGACCACCCCAGACGAATAA
- a CDS encoding undecaprenyl-diphosphate phosphatase, with the protein MTWLQVIVLAIIQGLTEFLPISSSGHLRLADELLFGADAGASFTAVSQIGTEAAVIVFFARDIYNIVVAWFRGLFNRAERDVFEYKLGWYVIIASLPIGVLGFIFRDEVRTGARNLWIISSMFIFAGLLLAAAEYWGRKKRHMTELRMRDAVVMGVAQAGALVPGVSRSGGTITAGLAMGLSRYAAARFSFLLAIPAVVASGVFSLPDAFNPAGDGLAASGMQLVVTTVITFIVGYACIAWFLKFVQHYSMYWFVGYRVVVGLLIMGLLAGGVISAT; encoded by the coding sequence ATGACGTGGCTTCAGGTGATTGTGTTGGCGATCATCCAGGGCCTTACTGAATTTCTGCCTATTTCGTCTTCTGGGCATCTTCGGCTAGCGGATGAGCTGCTCTTTGGCGCAGATGCGGGTGCTTCGTTCACCGCCGTCAGCCAGATCGGTACTGAAGCAGCGGTAATTGTGTTCTTCGCGAGGGACATCTACAACATCGTGGTTGCCTGGTTCCGCGGCCTCTTCAATCGCGCTGAGCGTGATGTTTTCGAGTACAAGCTCGGCTGGTACGTCATCATAGCGTCGCTGCCGATTGGCGTGCTGGGCTTCATCTTCCGCGACGAAGTCCGGACTGGCGCGCGCAACCTGTGGATCATTTCATCGATGTTCATCTTTGCTGGGCTCCTGCTCGCTGCGGCGGAGTACTGGGGCCGCAAAAAACGACATATGACCGAGTTGCGCATGCGGGATGCCGTGGTTATGGGTGTGGCCCAGGCTGGCGCGCTGGTCCCCGGCGTGTCCCGTTCCGGAGGCACGATCACCGCTGGCCTCGCGATGGGGCTATCCCGCTACGCCGCCGCACGGTTCTCCTTTCTGCTCGCGATCCCCGCAGTGGTCGCCTCGGGAGTGTTCAGCCTGCCGGATGCCTTCAATCCCGCTGGGGACGGATTAGCGGCAAGCGGCATGCAGCTCGTGGTGACGACAGTCATCACCTTCATTGTTGGCTACGCATGTATCGCGTGGTTCCTGAAGTTCGTTCAGCACTATTCGATGTACTGGTTCGTTGGCTATCGCGTCGTTGTGGGTCTGCTCATCATGGGTTTGCTCGCTGGCGGCGTTATCAGCGCGACCTGA
- a CDS encoding neocarzinostatin apoprotein domain-containing protein, protein MTAWAHSVRAVSAAVCTVGTLVAAAGAASAAPRVDVSPGTALRSGDVVTVAGSGFDPDAGYYVSTCIAGSAGPAGPRCVGGSPQQGTFMWVTNNPEAPGTAIPLSDAGTFETDLTVETTGNGVDCREDECAVTVYYDYVNGFGTVFESPLEFTAAGAPTTAKPPGTTVREPLGVNGGGTGRSATEAADDSSPLAWTALAAASILIVAGGIAILTRRRARG, encoded by the coding sequence ATGACGGCGTGGGCCCACAGCGTCCGTGCTGTATCCGCCGCTGTCTGTACCGTAGGCACACTTGTCGCTGCCGCGGGAGCTGCGTCAGCGGCACCACGTGTCGACGTGTCGCCGGGCACGGCGCTCCGCAGTGGCGACGTCGTCACTGTGGCAGGCAGCGGATTCGACCCGGACGCGGGTTACTACGTGTCCACCTGTATCGCTGGATCGGCGGGACCCGCAGGACCTCGATGTGTGGGTGGCTCGCCGCAGCAGGGCACCTTCATGTGGGTCACGAACAATCCGGAAGCGCCCGGGACAGCGATTCCCCTCAGCGATGCCGGAACCTTTGAGACCGACCTCACTGTGGAAACGACCGGCAACGGCGTGGACTGCAGGGAAGACGAGTGTGCCGTCACCGTCTACTACGACTATGTGAATGGCTTCGGTACCGTGTTCGAAAGTCCCCTCGAATTCACCGCGGCTGGCGCCCCAACTACCGCGAAACCGCCAGGGACGACAGTTCGCGAACCGCTAGGAGTAAACGGAGGCGGTACGGGTAGATCCGCGACTGAGGCCGCTGACGACAGCTCTCCGCTCGCGTGGACAGCGCTTGCTGCGGCTTCGATCTTGATAGTTGCCGGTGGTATCGCGATTCTCACGCGCCGTCGTGCGCGGGGTTAG
- a CDS encoding DUF2784 domain-containing protein translates to MVYRIVGEATMLLHFAFIAYVMFGGFLAWRWAQTFAFHVISVVWVIGLVIVNLLGVALYCPLTYVENWARERAGQEGLDQAGFIDHYLSGVVYPQDHLGLARAVLLTCVLISWAGYFWIRTRRARVDQDTATTVHT, encoded by the coding sequence ATGGTTTATCGCATCGTTGGCGAAGCGACCATGTTGCTGCACTTTGCCTTTATTGCCTATGTCATGTTCGGCGGGTTCCTTGCATGGCGATGGGCGCAGACTTTCGCATTCCACGTGATTTCCGTCGTCTGGGTCATCGGTCTCGTGATCGTCAACCTTCTGGGTGTTGCGCTGTACTGTCCGCTGACCTACGTCGAGAACTGGGCACGGGAACGCGCAGGGCAGGAAGGGCTTGATCAGGCTGGGTTCATCGACCACTATCTTTCGGGCGTCGTGTATCCGCAGGATCACCTCGGCCTCGCGCGAGCAGTGCTGCTAACGTGCGTCCTGATCTCGTGGGCTGGCTACTTCTGGATCCGGACGAGACGCGCGCGGGTGGATCAGGACACGGCAACCACGGTTCACACGTGA
- a CDS encoding histidine phosphatase family protein: MTVLLVRHGRSHANTSGLLAGRTAGVSLDERGQEQALSLAGRLASLPIRGIVCSPLLRCQQTVDPLAQKLGLEPLPDTRLLEVDYGDWTGKPLSELVKEPLWAVVQQHPSAVVFPGGESLAQVQSRAVAAIREHDKRLAADGGDGLWVVCTHGDVIKSIVADALGLHLDGFQRIIVEPASISVVRYTETRPFLHHLNDTGADFAHLKPRESGNEGTSDAVVGGDVPR, encoded by the coding sequence ATGACGGTGTTGTTGGTGCGCCATGGCCGCTCCCATGCGAATACGTCGGGCCTCCTTGCAGGCCGGACGGCGGGGGTGAGCCTAGACGAGCGTGGTCAGGAGCAGGCGCTGTCCCTTGCTGGGCGCCTGGCCAGCCTTCCGATTCGCGGTATCGTGTGCTCGCCACTACTTCGCTGTCAGCAAACTGTCGACCCGCTGGCACAGAAACTCGGCCTCGAGCCGCTTCCTGATACTCGGCTGCTCGAGGTGGACTATGGGGACTGGACGGGCAAGCCGCTATCGGAGCTTGTGAAAGAACCGTTATGGGCGGTGGTGCAGCAGCATCCATCTGCGGTTGTTTTTCCTGGCGGTGAGTCTTTAGCGCAGGTGCAGTCGCGTGCGGTGGCGGCGATTCGCGAGCATGACAAGCGGTTGGCGGCCGACGGTGGCGATGGACTCTGGGTGGTGTGCACACACGGAGACGTGATCAAGTCCATTGTCGCCGACGCGCTTGGGCTGCACCTCGACGGTTTTCAGCGCATCATCGTCGAGCCCGCGTCCATCAGCGTCGTGCGCTACACCGAGACGAGGCCCTTCCTGCATCATCTCAATGACACGGGCGCGGACTTCGCGCACCTGAAGCCGCGCGAGTCTGGCAATGAGGGAACGTCTGATGCGGTCGTGGGCGGTGATGTGCCCCGGTGA
- a CDS encoding DUF3090 domain-containing protein: MSRVIHVFRTPDRFIAGTVGEPGERTFYLQAVHVKRVISVMLEKQQVKVLAERIGAMLDEVQRRFGAAIPPPETALTDASPLETPIEPEFRVGTMGLGWDSEASTVVVELLAFTEGEIDESVVLGDSEEGPDAVRVFLSPAQARQFVARAERVVSAGRPLCPLCASPLDPEGHLCIRLNGYRRGAEIDPSDIDIDVLDDPDNPSDDPDDLDDPDS, translated from the coding sequence ATGTCTCGCGTCATACACGTTTTCCGGACTCCCGACCGTTTTATCGCAGGAACAGTCGGTGAACCCGGCGAGCGCACTTTCTACCTGCAGGCTGTGCACGTAAAGCGGGTAATCAGCGTCATGCTGGAGAAGCAGCAAGTCAAGGTTCTTGCTGAGCGTATCGGTGCGATGCTGGACGAGGTCCAGCGGCGCTTCGGGGCGGCAATCCCGCCGCCGGAGACTGCTCTGACTGACGCAAGTCCGCTGGAGACACCGATCGAACCCGAGTTCAGAGTGGGAACAATGGGGCTGGGCTGGGACTCTGAAGCGAGCACAGTCGTCGTGGAATTGCTCGCATTTACGGAGGGCGAGATAGACGAATCCGTCGTCCTGGGTGACAGCGAGGAGGGGCCGGACGCCGTTCGGGTTTTTCTTTCCCCTGCGCAAGCCAGACAGTTCGTGGCCCGGGCTGAACGCGTTGTTTCAGCCGGACGGCCTCTGTGTCCACTGTGTGCCTCCCCGCTCGATCCCGAGGGGCATCTGTGTATCCGGCTGAACGGCTACCGGAGAGGGGCGGAGATCGATCCGTCTGACATCGACATCGACGTCCTCGATGACCCGGACAACCCCAGTGACGACCCTGATGATCTCGACGATCCCGACTCGTAG
- a CDS encoding CoA transferase translates to MNPYLVARLPVGQLAEDAVRDVSRALGEYNAVVGARPKHLQASAERIAAAFRSEQFFQWQGKPVSAFAPHSGFFRTVDGWVRTHANYPHHRGRLLTALGLPDRADRDSLARELRRRESAEIESAAVDAGAIAVQVRPESVWRTSPQGSVAADVQSRRRDDQLRAPSLNGLAGLRVVDMTRVIAGPVCTRTLALLGATVLRIDPPHMPEIGWQHLDTGQGKFSTVADLRTHADRHAVAEIISAADVLVTGYRPGSLAVFDLPCVPGMVRAEISAWGWHGPWRMRRGFDSIVQAASGISLIESADGATPGALPAQALDHASGYFLAAEIIRALTQRLEDGHGRDVMVSLAGTANRLLDLPGRQTERGFQAAPPQSTTIAHGDCVYARPVFTEFSDYRWPARPWGKDALSWPAVTGPER, encoded by the coding sequence GTGAACCCGTACCTGGTGGCACGGCTCCCAGTCGGACAGCTTGCGGAGGACGCGGTCCGTGATGTTTCACGCGCACTGGGCGAATACAACGCCGTTGTCGGCGCTCGGCCGAAACACCTGCAAGCGTCGGCGGAACGCATCGCTGCGGCGTTCAGGTCCGAGCAGTTCTTTCAATGGCAGGGTAAACCGGTAAGCGCCTTCGCGCCGCACTCGGGATTCTTCCGGACCGTGGACGGCTGGGTACGGACCCATGCGAACTATCCGCACCACAGGGGTCGTCTTCTCACGGCGCTCGGTTTGCCAGACCGTGCAGACCGGGACAGCCTGGCTCGCGAACTGAGGCGTCGCGAATCTGCGGAAATCGAGTCGGCTGCCGTCGATGCCGGCGCGATCGCGGTGCAAGTCCGTCCCGAGTCCGTGTGGCGGACAAGTCCGCAAGGCAGTGTTGCGGCCGATGTTCAATCCAGGCGACGCGATGACCAGTTGCGCGCCCCTTCGCTGAACGGTCTCGCAGGCCTTCGAGTGGTCGACATGACGCGGGTCATCGCTGGCCCCGTCTGCACACGGACGCTAGCCCTGCTGGGGGCGACAGTCCTCCGTATCGACCCGCCCCACATGCCCGAGATTGGCTGGCAACATCTCGATACAGGACAAGGGAAATTCAGCACCGTAGCCGACCTGCGAACACACGCTGATCGCCACGCGGTTGCAGAAATTATCAGCGCCGCAGACGTTCTTGTCACTGGTTATCGGCCCGGTTCGCTGGCGGTCTTTGACCTTCCCTGTGTCCCGGGGATGGTTCGCGCCGAGATTTCCGCCTGGGGCTGGCACGGCCCGTGGCGAATGCGCCGCGGGTTCGACAGCATCGTGCAAGCAGCAAGCGGGATCTCACTGATCGAGTCTGCGGATGGTGCGACTCCCGGAGCACTACCAGCTCAAGCGCTCGATCATGCCTCAGGCTATTTCCTGGCCGCGGAGATAATCAGGGCACTCACGCAGCGCCTCGAAGATGGCCACGGCCGGGATGTGATGGTATCGCTGGCAGGTACTGCGAATCGGCTTCTTGATCTGCCGGGACGCCAGACCGAACGCGGTTTTCAGGCCGCACCCCCGCAGTCCACAACAATCGCGCACGGCGACTGTGTCTACGCACGCCCTGTGTTCACCGAGTTCTCCGATTATCGCTGGCCGGCCCGGCCCTGGGGCAAGGACGCTCTATCGTGGCCAGCCGTTACAGGTCCCGAACGGTGA